One Opitutia bacterium DNA segment encodes these proteins:
- a CDS encoding MFS transporter, which produces MKDLKPLTLPAIWNMSFGFFGIQFGWGLQMANMSAIYQYLGASEGDIPILWLAAPLTGLIVQPIIGYYSDRTWHKTLGRRRPYFLVGAILASLCLLAMPNSGALWMAAGLLWILDASVNVSMEPFRAFVADLMPPHQRQVGFAMQSLLIGLGAVLSSSLPWLLTQLGVTNDVAHAGAIPQSVRLAFYIGAGVYLLSVLYTIVTTKEHPPEVDDAAKSGTAAAPMGFVSEILHGISNMPHVMRRLAVVQFFTWLGLFCMWIYFSPAVAHGVFGGSPGSPEYQRGIEWGGVCFATYNGVAFAVSFLLVALAQRGVPAKVMHRIGLLCAGVGLLSVGFVHEPKLLIVSMLGVGIGWATILSMPYALLSNSIPPAQMGFYMGVFNFFIVLPQILAATVLGPVVQHLLGGRAVAAVMVGGASMLIAALALQRVPEAASTETVSTL; this is translated from the coding sequence ATGAAAGACCTCAAACCCCTCACCCTGCCCGCGATCTGGAACATGAGTTTCGGATTCTTCGGCATCCAATTCGGCTGGGGCCTGCAGATGGCCAACATGAGCGCCATCTACCAATATCTCGGCGCCTCCGAGGGCGACATCCCGATCCTCTGGCTCGCCGCGCCGCTCACCGGCCTGATTGTGCAGCCGATCATCGGCTACTACAGCGATCGCACGTGGCACAAGACGCTCGGCCGCCGCCGTCCGTATTTCCTCGTCGGCGCGATCCTCGCCAGCCTCTGCCTTCTCGCGATGCCCAACTCCGGCGCGCTTTGGATGGCCGCGGGCCTGCTCTGGATTCTCGACGCGTCGGTCAACGTCAGCATGGAGCCGTTCCGCGCCTTCGTCGCCGACCTCATGCCGCCGCACCAGCGCCAGGTCGGTTTCGCGATGCAGAGCCTCCTCATCGGCCTCGGCGCCGTGCTCTCCTCCTCGCTTCCTTGGCTGCTGACCCAGCTCGGCGTGACGAACGACGTCGCGCATGCCGGCGCCATCCCGCAGTCCGTGCGGTTGGCGTTCTACATCGGCGCGGGCGTCTACCTGCTTTCCGTGCTCTACACCATCGTCACCACGAAGGAGCACCCGCCTGAGGTGGACGACGCGGCGAAGAGCGGCACGGCCGCGGCGCCGATGGGCTTCGTCAGCGAGATTCTTCACGGCATCTCGAACATGCCGCACGTCATGCGCCGCCTCGCCGTCGTGCAGTTCTTCACCTGGCTCGGCCTGTTCTGCATGTGGATCTATTTCAGCCCCGCGGTCGCGCACGGCGTCTTCGGCGGCAGTCCCGGTTCGCCGGAATACCAGCGCGGCATCGAGTGGGGCGGCGTGTGCTTCGCCACTTACAACGGCGTCGCCTTCGCGGTCTCGTTCCTCCTCGTCGCCCTCGCGCAACGCGGCGTGCCGGCCAAGGTCATGCATCGCATCGGCCTGCTCTGCGCCGGCGTTGGCCTGCTCTCCGTTGGCTTCGTGCACGAGCCGAAGCTGCTCATCGTCTCCATGCTGGGCGTCGGCATCGGCTGGGCGACGATCCTCTCGATGCCCTACGCGCTGCTCTCGAACTCCATCCCGCCCGCGCAGATGGGTTTCTACATGGGTGTATTCAACTTCTTCATCGTCCTCCCGCAAATCCTCGCCGCCACCGTGCTCGGTCCCGTCGTGCAACACCTGCTCGGCGGTCGCGCTGTCGCTGCCGTGATGGTCGGCGGTGCGAGCATGTTGATCGCCGCGCTCGCGCTCCAACGCGTCCCCGAAGCCGCCTCCACCGAGACGGTTTCCACGCTCTGA
- the malQ gene encoding 4-alpha-glucanotransferase → MEAPPNSWLNIRAAGVLAHVSSLPGDYGIGNLGAGARSFVDFLADSGVRYWQICPIGPTGFGDSPYQLFSGRAGNPYFIDLGELKEEGLLTDTELVPLRALPASQVFYGALYERFWTALAKASDRFLASGKDEIDAMGSFKEFRAANAGWLEPFADFMALKSHFQGRAWTTWPTELRRWTPQLRALFPDAVKKEVERHAFYQYVFFGQWDRLRRYAARRGVGIIGDVPIFVALDSADTWAHREVFQLDADGQPTVVAGVPPDYFSALGQLWGNPLYDWEYLRGTGYVWWIDRLRAAFELYDIIRLDHFRGFDTYWEIPADAPDARTGQWRTGPGAAFFAAIRVALPDAKIIAEDLGYIGPGVVALRRGAGLPGMKIVQFAYGHDANNANLPHYYPPDSVAYTGTHDNVTTRGWLESLAEPYAGKIADYFQLNGNAKSAWPIIRATLSTVSRLAVIPMQDLLDLGAEATFNRPGTMDGNWVWRFTADDLAKLRADKVATLKQWIQLYDRTGERPVRDYSEPPAH, encoded by the coding sequence ATGGAAGCGCCACCGAATTCCTGGCTCAACATCCGCGCCGCCGGCGTGCTCGCGCACGTCTCGTCGCTCCCCGGCGATTACGGCATCGGCAACCTCGGTGCCGGCGCCCGCAGCTTCGTCGATTTCCTCGCCGATTCCGGCGTCCGCTACTGGCAAATCTGCCCCATCGGCCCGACCGGCTTCGGCGACTCGCCTTACCAGCTCTTCTCCGGCCGCGCCGGCAATCCCTACTTCATCGACCTCGGCGAACTGAAGGAGGAAGGCCTCCTCACCGACACTGAACTCGTCCCGCTGCGCGCGTTGCCCGCCAGCCAGGTTTTCTACGGCGCGCTCTACGAACGCTTCTGGACCGCGCTCGCGAAGGCGAGCGACCGCTTCCTCGCCAGCGGCAAGGACGAGATCGACGCGATGGGTTCATTCAAGGAATTCCGCGCCGCCAACGCCGGCTGGCTCGAACCGTTCGCGGACTTCATGGCGTTGAAGTCGCACTTCCAGGGCCGCGCGTGGACCACGTGGCCGACCGAGCTGCGCCGCTGGACGCCGCAGCTGCGCGCGCTGTTCCCCGACGCCGTGAAGAAGGAGGTCGAGCGCCACGCGTTCTACCAATACGTCTTCTTCGGCCAATGGGACCGCCTCCGCCGCTACGCCGCCCGCCGCGGTGTCGGCATCATCGGCGACGTGCCGATCTTCGTCGCACTCGACAGCGCCGACACCTGGGCGCACCGCGAGGTCTTCCAACTCGACGCGGACGGCCAGCCCACCGTCGTCGCCGGCGTGCCGCCGGATTACTTCTCCGCCCTCGGCCAGCTCTGGGGCAATCCGCTCTACGATTGGGAATACCTGCGCGGCACCGGCTACGTGTGGTGGATCGATCGCCTGCGCGCCGCGTTCGAACTCTACGACATCATCCGCCTCGATCACTTCCGCGGCTTCGACACCTACTGGGAAATCCCCGCCGACGCACCCGACGCCCGCACCGGCCAGTGGCGCACCGGCCCGGGCGCGGCGTTTTTCGCCGCCATCCGCGTGGCGCTGCCCGATGCGAAGATCATCGCCGAGGATCTCGGCTACATCGGGCCCGGCGTCGTCGCGCTCCGTCGCGGCGCGGGCCTGCCCGGCATGAAGATCGTGCAGTTCGCCTACGGCCACGACGCCAACAACGCGAACCTCCCGCACTACTACCCGCCCGACAGCGTCGCCTACACCGGCACGCACGACAACGTCACCACGCGCGGCTGGCTCGAGTCGCTGGCCGAACCTTACGCGGGCAAAATCGCCGACTATTTCCAGCTGAACGGCAACGCGAAGTCCGCCTGGCCGATCATCCGCGCCACGCTGTCGACCGTCTCGCGCCTCGCCGTGATCCCGATGCAGGACCTGCTCGATCTCGGCGCCGAGGCGACCTTCAACCGCCCCGGCACGATGGACGGCAACTGGGTCTGGCGCTTCACCGCCGACGACCTCGCCAAATTGCGCGCCGACAAAGTCGCGACGTTGAAGCAGTGGATCCAGCTCTACGACCGCACCGGCGAGCGCCCCGTGCGCGACTACAGCGAGCCGCCCGCGCACTGA
- a CDS encoding glycoside hydrolase family 31 protein, whose amino-acid sequence MCALASSLIASHTAILAADFSSLQPIAAVASTTRTAQGVQLTAADGSTVAVSLLAPDLVRVRTLFAGQKPALDHSWAVAKTDWPAVPFQFSEDAAAVTLATAELKVVIMRDPLLIEFRDAATGRVLNADARPMGRDPKTGAVGAAKKLGYEEHFYGLGEKAARLDRRRGKFVMWTSDTPGYVEGTDPIYQSIPFYVGLEAGVAYGLFYDNSWRSTFEFGHLTQESANYTADGGELNYYFFAGPSLKKVVSRYTELTGRMPLPPLWSLGHQQSRYSYYPDKLVEHIADQYRAHDLPLDVLHLDIHYMDGYRVFTWDKSRFPDPVALSRRLAAQGIRLVTIVDPGVKYQPEGGYAPYDEGLKNDFFLKQTDGSVYVGEVWPGKSVFVDYTKEAARRWWGDWHRTLVDAGVAGIWTDMNEPADFRDPSGKLHENIRFDDLGQQTPYNGMRNTFALNMTRATYEGLQRLKPNERPFVITRAGYAGIQRYAVKWTGDNNATFASLSLNVPMFASLGLSGEPFIGADIPGFIGRGDGELLARSYQIAAFSPFFRNHTAIDSYDKEPWRFGRYYEDIARKFIKLRYALLPFIYTTMEEASRTGVPLFRPLVLNFQADENTATIDDQFMVGDALLAAPVTRAAQREREVYFPAGTWFDYWTGALVPGGQMRSVAVPLDHLPLYVRGGSIVPSTIAMSHTGEKPWNPLRFDVYPDAQGGAAGSLYEDDGLSPAYQKGALRRTTLTFANRKLTLSAEGAFQPAAREFEVVVHGVTANAVFVDGSALPADAWSRGANDSVSLRLPDTGKARVVEFR is encoded by the coding sequence GTGTGCGCCCTCGCTAGTTCGCTCATCGCCAGCCATACCGCGATCCTCGCCGCTGACTTTTCCTCGCTGCAACCCATTGCGGCCGTCGCGTCGACCACCCGCACCGCGCAAGGCGTCCAACTCACCGCCGCCGACGGCTCCACCGTCGCCGTGAGTCTCCTCGCCCCGGACCTCGTCCGCGTGCGCACCCTTTTCGCCGGGCAAAAGCCCGCGCTCGACCACTCCTGGGCCGTCGCCAAGACCGACTGGCCCGCCGTCCCCTTCCAGTTTTCCGAGGATGCCGCCGCCGTCACGCTCGCGACCGCCGAGCTGAAGGTCGTCATCATGCGCGACCCGCTCCTCATCGAATTCCGCGACGCCGCCACCGGCCGCGTCCTCAACGCCGACGCCCGCCCCATGGGCCGCGACCCGAAGACCGGCGCCGTCGGCGCCGCCAAGAAACTCGGCTACGAGGAGCATTTCTACGGCCTCGGCGAAAAAGCCGCCCGCCTCGACCGCCGCCGCGGCAAGTTCGTCATGTGGACCTCCGACACGCCCGGCTACGTAGAAGGCACCGACCCGATTTACCAGAGCATCCCGTTCTACGTCGGCCTCGAAGCCGGCGTCGCCTACGGCCTCTTCTACGACAACTCCTGGCGCTCCACCTTCGAGTTCGGCCACCTCACCCAGGAATCCGCCAACTACACCGCCGATGGCGGCGAGCTGAACTACTATTTCTTCGCCGGCCCATCCCTGAAGAAAGTCGTCTCCCGCTACACCGAGCTCACCGGCCGCATGCCGCTCCCGCCGCTCTGGTCGCTCGGTCACCAGCAAAGCCGCTACAGCTACTATCCCGACAAGCTCGTCGAACACATCGCCGACCAATACCGCGCGCACGACCTCCCGCTCGACGTGCTGCACTTGGACATCCACTACATGGACGGCTACCGCGTCTTCACGTGGGACAAGTCGCGCTTCCCCGACCCCGTCGCCCTCTCCCGCCGCCTCGCAGCCCAAGGCATCCGCCTCGTCACCATCGTCGACCCCGGCGTGAAATATCAGCCCGAAGGCGGCTACGCGCCCTACGACGAAGGCCTGAAAAACGACTTCTTCCTCAAACAGACCGACGGCTCCGTCTACGTCGGCGAAGTCTGGCCCGGCAAATCCGTCTTCGTCGACTACACCAAGGAAGCCGCCCGCCGCTGGTGGGGCGATTGGCACCGCACGCTCGTCGACGCCGGCGTCGCGGGCATCTGGACCGACATGAACGAGCCCGCCGACTTCCGCGACCCGTCCGGCAAGCTCCACGAAAACATCCGCTTCGACGACCTCGGCCAGCAGACGCCCTACAACGGCATGCGAAACACCTTCGCGCTGAACATGACCCGCGCGACCTACGAAGGCCTCCAACGCCTCAAGCCCAACGAGCGCCCTTTCGTCATCACGCGCGCCGGCTACGCCGGCATCCAGCGCTACGCCGTGAAGTGGACCGGCGACAACAACGCCACCTTCGCCTCCCTCTCGCTCAACGTCCCGATGTTCGCCTCGCTCGGTCTCAGCGGTGAGCCCTTCATCGGCGCCGACATCCCGGGATTCATCGGCCGCGGCGACGGCGAACTCCTCGCCCGCTCCTACCAGATCGCCGCCTTCTCGCCGTTCTTCCGCAACCACACCGCGATCGACAGCTACGACAAGGAGCCGTGGCGCTTCGGCCGCTACTACGAGGACATCGCGCGGAAGTTCATCAAGCTCCGCTACGCGCTCCTGCCCTTCATCTACACCACGATGGAAGAAGCCTCGCGCACCGGCGTGCCGCTCTTCCGCCCGCTCGTGCTGAATTTCCAAGCCGACGAAAACACCGCGACGATCGACGACCAATTCATGGTCGGCGACGCCCTCCTTGCCGCGCCCGTCACCCGCGCCGCCCAACGCGAACGCGAAGTCTACTTCCCCGCCGGCACCTGGTTCGACTACTGGACCGGCGCGCTCGTCCCCGGCGGCCAGATGCGCAGCGTCGCCGTGCCGCTCGACCACCTCCCGCTCTACGTCCGCGGCGGCTCGATCGTCCCGTCGACCATCGCGATGAGCCACACCGGCGAGAAGCCCTGGAACCCGCTCCGCTTCGACGTCTATCCCGACGCGCAGGGCGGCGCCGCCGGCTCGCTCTATGAGGACGACGGCCTTTCCCCCGCCTACCAAAAAGGCGCGCTGCGCCGCACCACGCTCACCTTCGCCAACCGCAAGCTCACGCTCAGCGCCGAAGGCGCGTTCCAGCCGGCCGCACGCGAGTTCGAAGTGGTCGTCCACGGCGTCACGGCGAACGCCGTGTTCGTCGACGGCAGCGCCCTGCCGGCCGACGCGTGGTCGCGCGGCGCGAACGACTCCGTCTCCCTCCGCCTCCCCGACACCGGCAAAGCCCGGGTCGTTGAATTCCGCTGA
- a CDS encoding TonB-dependent receptor gives MHTHNHQKSRRFLYRGLVAGLLLSQTALSAYAQAAAATEEEKKKDDVVVLDAYQVRAGFSGSLAAAADKKQSAVSITEVIAPEDLGKLPDVSIADALTRLPGLAAQRTNGRSQQISLRGLAADFTVGTLGGREQVSTNLNRALEFDQYPAELFDGVVVYKTPEARLTSAGIGGTIDMQTYNPLSKGKRQVNMNGYYQWNQLGQLTPGISAKGERFGLTYIDQLADGKVGIGLGVTYSKTPWAGQQFQAWGYPTDSNGAFALGGTKSYVRNSILDRKSMMLVLEFKPNENFHAKFDLFKSDFQEKQLLRGMEIPLAFWSSASLQSGYTVSNGLITNATLTNVMPIIRNDVFVRDASPLAIGANIKINEKSEWPIEIDGGYSKITRTDQNLETYAGLSQRGTPFTTADSVTVKLVPGGIPTITPTKNYADGSILKLSDPQGWGPDSLPGGGMYGYLKYFKSKDELGQIKASTKHSLPAVFKDVEVGAFYSDRYKREGEGPSGYINTPNGQVTMPLPAKIGTTDMGFLGLGSIYAFDPLAALNSNIYGFTANNDTGIVANRYDVDEKITQAYVQLNLETNWGGIPVTGNIGVRGIHTDQKSKGFSASGSSLNAVSAGATYNQAAPNAALNFKVAESTLVRFSVARQYARPRMYDMRASRTWGYDPTFASSSTNSPWSGGGGNPALKPWAANSIDVSIERYFADNKGYIAIAGFNKKLTNYIYEQMSIADFTGYPVKSGPEPVLRKGIISQPVNGTGGSLRGVEATVSLPSELFFKEIKGFGIWANGAYTDSKVKPFGPTGPDMPISGYSRKVATFTVYYERHGFSARLSEKYRSSNRQYITTFGPPSRGGDVNPNGGFSVAQPEKTIDAQVSYTFQTGPLKNLTLLAQAYNLNNEPLVTYDNNDPRKVINYQKYGASYSVGASYKF, from the coding sequence ATGCACACCCACAACCATCAGAAATCGCGCCGGTTCCTCTATCGAGGTCTGGTCGCCGGCCTGCTGCTCTCGCAGACGGCCTTGTCGGCTTACGCGCAAGCGGCCGCTGCCACTGAAGAAGAAAAGAAGAAGGACGACGTCGTCGTCCTCGACGCTTATCAAGTCCGTGCGGGCTTCAGCGGATCGCTCGCTGCCGCTGCGGACAAGAAGCAGAGCGCCGTCAGCATCACGGAAGTGATCGCGCCGGAAGACCTCGGCAAGTTGCCGGACGTCTCCATCGCCGACGCCCTCACCCGTCTGCCCGGCCTCGCGGCGCAGCGCACCAACGGACGCAGCCAGCAGATCAGCCTCCGCGGTCTCGCCGCCGACTTCACCGTCGGCACGCTCGGCGGTCGCGAGCAGGTCTCGACCAATTTGAATCGCGCCCTCGAGTTCGACCAATACCCGGCCGAGCTCTTCGACGGCGTCGTGGTCTATAAGACGCCGGAAGCGCGCCTCACCAGCGCCGGCATCGGCGGCACGATCGACATGCAGACCTACAACCCCCTCTCGAAGGGCAAGCGTCAGGTCAACATGAACGGCTACTATCAATGGAATCAGCTCGGCCAGCTCACCCCCGGCATCAGCGCCAAGGGCGAGCGTTTCGGCCTGACCTACATTGACCAGCTGGCGGACGGCAAGGTCGGCATCGGTCTCGGTGTCACCTACTCGAAGACGCCCTGGGCCGGTCAGCAATTCCAGGCGTGGGGCTATCCGACCGATTCGAACGGAGCGTTCGCTCTCGGCGGCACGAAGTCCTATGTCCGCAATTCGATTCTGGACCGCAAGAGCATGATGCTCGTGCTGGAGTTCAAGCCCAACGAGAACTTCCATGCGAAGTTCGACCTCTTCAAATCCGACTTCCAGGAAAAGCAGCTCCTCCGCGGCATGGAAATTCCGCTGGCCTTCTGGAGCTCCGCCTCCCTGCAGTCCGGCTACACGGTGTCCAATGGCCTCATCACGAACGCCACCCTCACCAACGTCATGCCGATCATCCGCAACGACGTGTTCGTGCGCGACGCTTCCCCGCTCGCCATCGGCGCCAACATCAAGATCAACGAGAAGTCCGAGTGGCCGATCGAGATCGACGGTGGTTACTCCAAGATCACCCGCACCGACCAAAACCTCGAGACCTACGCCGGCCTCAGCCAGCGCGGCACGCCGTTCACCACGGCTGATTCCGTCACGGTCAAGCTCGTCCCCGGTGGCATCCCGACGATCACCCCGACCAAGAACTACGCTGACGGCAGCATCCTCAAGCTCTCCGACCCGCAAGGCTGGGGCCCGGATTCCCTCCCCGGCGGCGGCATGTATGGCTACCTGAAATACTTCAAGTCCAAGGACGAACTCGGCCAGATCAAGGCCTCCACCAAGCACTCCCTCCCGGCCGTCTTCAAGGACGTCGAAGTCGGCGCCTTCTACTCCGACCGCTACAAGCGCGAAGGTGAAGGCCCCTCCGGCTACATCAACACGCCGAACGGTCAGGTCACCATGCCGCTCCCGGCCAAGATCGGCACCACCGACATGGGCTTCCTCGGCCTCGGTTCGATCTATGCCTTCGACCCGCTCGCCGCGCTCAACAGCAACATCTACGGCTTCACCGCCAACAACGACACCGGCATCGTCGCCAACCGCTACGACGTCGACGAGAAGATCACGCAGGCCTACGTCCAGCTGAACCTCGAGACGAACTGGGGCGGCATCCCGGTCACCGGCAACATCGGTGTCCGCGGCATCCACACCGACCAAAAGTCGAAGGGCTTCTCCGCCAGCGGCAGCAGCTTGAACGCCGTCTCCGCCGGTGCGACCTACAACCAGGCTGCCCCGAACGCGGCCCTTAACTTCAAGGTCGCCGAGAGCACCCTCGTCCGTTTCAGCGTCGCCCGCCAATATGCCCGTCCGCGCATGTATGATATGCGCGCCTCCCGCACCTGGGGCTACGACCCGACCTTCGCGTCCTCCTCGACCAACAGCCCGTGGAGCGGCGGCGGCGGCAACCCGGCCCTCAAGCCCTGGGCGGCCAACTCGATCGACGTCTCGATCGAACGCTACTTCGCCGACAACAAGGGCTACATCGCCATCGCCGGCTTCAACAAGAAGCTGACGAATTACATCTACGAGCAGATGTCCATTGCCGACTTCACCGGCTACCCGGTGAAATCCGGTCCGGAACCCGTTCTCCGCAAGGGCATCATCTCCCAGCCGGTCAACGGCACGGGCGGCTCGCTCCGCGGCGTCGAGGCCACCGTCTCGCTCCCCAGCGAATTGTTCTTCAAGGAGATCAAGGGCTTCGGCATCTGGGCCAACGGCGCCTACACCGACTCGAAGGTCAAGCCCTTCGGCCCCACCGGTCCCGACATGCCGATCTCCGGCTATTCGCGCAAGGTCGCCACGTTCACGGTCTACTACGAGCGCCACGGCTTCTCCGCCCGCCTGAGCGAGAAGTATCGTTCCTCGAACCGCCAATACATCACCACGTTCGGACCCCCGAGCCGCGGTGGTGACGTCAACCCGAACGGCGGCTTCTCCGTCGCCCAGCCGGAAAAGACCATCGACGCCCAAGTCAGCTACACGTTCCAGACTGGCCCGCTCAAGAACCTCACCCTGCTCGCCCAGGCCTACAACCTGAACAACGAGCCGCTGGTCACCTACGACAACAACGACCCGCGCAAGGTGATTAACTATCAGAAATACGGCGCTTCCTACTCGGTCGGCGCGTCCTACAAGTTCTGA